GTTTTGTTATGAAGCAATAATTGTTGGAAGGCAGGACACTCGCAATGAAATGAGGTTTTACTTGAACCTATAAACAAACGCATGCTATTTGTGCTGCCATTTACAGTTTCTCAATTGCTTAGACACAATTCCTGGAACAACTCACCATTTTCTCAAATCTTCACACCCAATTTTAAAAACTCACACCCAACGGTACAAACCTCTAACTTCTGGGTCCCAATACAAACTTTGCCCTCAGACAATACAAGCTGTCAAAAACACAGTCTACATGACTGTTTCACGCTGGAGGGAAAAGGTTTTCAGATAAATATCTTTGGAAAATCACAGCACTGACTATCCAGATAACCCTTTTAGGAACACACTGGTGAGAGACATTCAAAACAGTACTGTAATAAATACCTCTTACATTAGTGGATAaggtaatactactgtaataaataCCTCATACATTAGTGGATAaggtaatactactgtaataaataCCTCTTACATTAGTGGATAAGGTAATACTACTGTAACAAATACCTCTTACATTAGTGGATAaggtaatactactgtaataaataCCTCTTACATTAGTGGATAacgcccgacgtccacaggtgggggttgtgcttacagaacaacaccgtgcaggacgtttggcatttgccagataacaccaagattggcaaattcgccactggcgccgtGAGCACatgttcacactgagcacatgtgacaaacgTGACAGCcaggagacgccgtggagaacgttctgctgcctgcaacatcctcagtatgaccggtttggcggtgggtcagtcatggtgtggggtggcatttctttggggggcctccatgtgctcgccagaggtagcctgactgccattaggtaccgagatgagatcctcagaccccttgtgagaccatatgctggtgcggttggccctgggttcctcctaatgcaagacaatgctagacctcatgtgtctggagtgtgtcagcagttcctgtaagaggaaggcattgatgctatggactggcccgctcgttccccagacctgaatccaattgagcacatctgggacatcatgtctcgctccatccaccaagtcatggttgcaccacagactgtccaggagttggcggatgctttagtccaggtctgggaggagatccctcaagagaccatccgccacctcatcaggagcatgcccaggcgttgtagggaggtcatacaggcacatggaggccacacacactactgagcctcattttgacttgttttaaggacattacatcaaagttggatcagcctgtagtgtggttttccactttaattttgtgtgactccaaatccagacatccattgatcatttttgtgtgattttgttgtcagcacattcaactatgtaaagaaaaaagtatttaataagaatatttaattcattcagatgtaggatgtgttattttagtgttccctttattttttggagcagtgtatatattcacgctcagtgtgtcgtcttgatcgctgttgaaaagttagtttctgttggagagtttccgtcctctctctttctgtcgtggttagaatggattcatcagagtgacattcattcattggttatagaatggatgtttcggcggttgtcgttcttcacgttcaatgatactgaattcctagctgcagactagtaattaatatcaaagacttgttcttattctgtcggtatcgatagtctaagagtttaaccacgtggtatggtttcTGTCCTCTCCGTCCGATTCAGCAATCGTCTCAAACCTTGGCCCGCTctttatcgaggtaagctggtctgcaacctttgtcctctcgtgattgagagaaaacatggtctgttgagacattctcaaagttggggttttattcgggagttgcagaaaagggcctgtcccaggatgcctgaccctaagtGGGCTCCGGGGtagtcctctgatttagttcaactcaaaagggaattggagtttccctcattaaacagtccaaaatcacattacacaattttacaaacagcaTCATCCTCAcgcattcatcttatacaacaattagatgtaaacctcatatctgaggctattatataaacagcgttatggtaatgtggccgcaccgtctcccatgagtttcacaaacTTGTACCAAACGGActagttcgtagctggattcttcaccaatcttttataccttcagacctcaagttctgtgagggggaataaattcctttgttctctatgaaacttcactctgtctctatactgtgtggccatgaggagataatcacctccaggaatttacgacctccctgaccacagcagcctggttgtaggaggcagagagagggggatggtgctcgctgtactcAAAGAGGGCAATGTCATGACACATTACTACACAGTACTGTATTGATATGCTGGAGAGATGGGCCATACTCTACATACTGTAAAAGTTCTGTACAGTATAGCAACTACCTGCACATATTGGAATCGTTGCACCTTAACTCTGAATTCCTTTCAAAAGGCACAAGGAAAATATGTTTTGTCCGTATGTGTTTCTTCTGAACGATCTGGTCAAAGGTGGAAATGCTGATGCTGTCAATTCCTTGGAAGACTACCCGGGTCTTCAACTATTTGGGTTTGAATTTCCCTCAAACGGATGGCATTATTGGCAATCACCATATTCACCAGGGCAGTCTCCTGCTCAGCTGTGAGAAGTCTCTGCCTACCTCCATATTCACCAGGGCAGTCTCCTAAGTCTCCACCTACCTCCATATTCACCAGGGCAGTCTCCTAAGTCTCCGCCTACCTCCATATTCACCAGGGCAGTCTCCTAAGTCTCCGCCTACCTCCATATTCACCAGGGCAGTCTCCTAAGTCTCCGCCTACCTCCATATTCACCAGGGCAGTCTCCTAAGTCTCCACCTACCTCCATATTCACCAGGGCAGTCTCCTAAGTCTCCACCTACCTCCATATTCACCAGGGAAGTCTCCTAAGTCTCCGCCTACCTCCATATTCACCAGGGCAGTCTCCTAAGTCTCCACCTACCTCCATATTCACCAGGGCAGTGTCCTGAGTCTCTGCCTACCTCCATATTcaccactatgtagggaatagggtgccagtagtccaCTGTGTAGGGCATAGGGGTCtggtaaaaaagtagtgcactctgtagggaatagggtgccagtagtccactgtgttgggaatagggtgccattagtcCACTATGTTggcaatagggtgccagtagtccaCTGTGTTGGGAAGAGGGTGCCAGTAGTCCACTgtgtagggaagagggtgccagtaGTCCACTaggttgggaatagggtgccagtagtccactgtgtagggaagagggtgccagtaGTCCACTgtgtagggaagagggtgccagtaGTCCACTgtgtagggaagagggtgccagtaGTCCACTGTGTAGGGAAGATTGTGCCAGTAgtccactgtgtagggaatatAGGGTGCCAGTGGTCCACTgtgtagggaagagggtgccagtaGTCCACTgtgtagggaagagggtgccagtaGTCCACTgtgtagggaagagggtgccagtaGTCCACTgtgtagggaagagggtgccagtaGTCCACTgtgtagggaagagggtgccagtaGTCCACTacgttgggaatagggtgccagtagtccactgtgtagggaagagggtgccagtaGTCCACTACGTTGGGAAGAGGGTGCCAGTAGTCCACTgtgtagggaagagggtgccagtaGTCCACTCTGTAAGGAAGAGGGTGCCAGTAGTCCACTctgttgggaatagggtgccagtagtccactgtgtagggaagagggtgccagtaGTCCACTgtgtagggaagagggtgccagtagtccactgtgtagggaatatAGGGTGCCAGTGGTCCACTgtgtagggaagagggtgccagtgGTCCACTgtgtagggaagagggtgccagtaGTCCACTgtgtagggaagagggtgccagtaGTCCACTgtgtagggaagagggtgccagtaGTCCACTgtgtagggaagagggtgccagtaGTCCACTgtgtagggaagagggtgccagtagtccactacattgggaatagggtgccagtagtccactgtgtagggaagagggtgccagtaGTCCACTgtgttgggaatagggtgccagtagtccactgtgtagggaagagggtgccagtaGTCCACTGTGTAAGGAAGAGGGTGCCAGTAGTCCACTgtgttgggaatagggtgccagtagtccactgtgtagggaagagggtgccagtagtccactatattgggaagagggtgccagtagtccactatgttgggaatagggtgccagtagtccactgtgttgggaatagggtgccagtagtccactgtgtagggaagagggtgccagtagtccactatgttgggaatagggtgccatttgggtcgcaCTCCTGTCTTTTGGGTCATGTGATTCACAACGTCACTGAGTCAGGAAATAAGCGAGACGCCACTGGCTCTCACAgagatgtacatacagtatgtagtcaCACACACCAGCGTTCACACAGACATGGAGACATTGATCAATGTTTATTTGTTCTTCTGTCATTACAACAATCATGTTTAGCCTTCATTGCAGCATTTACAGACCATGATGTATGTTTCACGTCCACTTGAAGCACAGTGATGTCAATTACTGACTAGTTTAGCTTCTAATGGTACCTTCCATCAggattatatatatctataacaCCTTACCTTCTATCAggattatatatatctataacaCCTTACCTTCTATCAggattatatatatctataacaCCTTACCTTCTATCAggattatatatatctataacaCCTTACCTTCTATCAggattatatatatctataacaCCTTACCTTCTATCAggattatatatatctataacaCCTTACCTTCTATCAggattatatatatctataacaCCTTACCTTCTATCAggattatatatatctataacaCCTTACCTTCTATCAggattatatatatctataacaCCTTACCTTCTATCAggattatatatatctataacaCCTTACCTTCTATCAggattatatatatctataacaCCTTACCTTCTATTAggattatatatatctataacaCCTTGCCTTCTATCAGGATTACATACATAtattgtcacgatcgtcataaggaacggaccaaaatgcagcgtggtatgtgttcatgatgattttaataattaaagaaagcactgaacactgaacacaaactatacaaaacaataaacgaataacgaccgtgacgctaaaagaactgtgctgacacaagcaactaacatagacaatcacccacaacccacaatgagaaaacaggctacctaaatatggttcccaatcagagacaacgactaacacctgcctctgattgagaaccatatcaggccaaacacagaaacagacaaactagacatccaacatagaatgcccactcagatcagaccctgaccaaacaaaacatagaaacatacatagcaaactatggtcagggcatgacatatatatatatatatatataaaacaccttACTGTTTAGCTTCTAATAGTACCTTCTATCAggattatatatatctataacaCCTTACCTTCTATCAggattatatatatctataacaCTTTATCTTCTATCAggattatatatatctataacaCCGTACCTTCTATCAGTATGTAACTGAATAGCAGCTAGTGGATATAATCTTATATTTTCACCTGTCCGGTCAGAAACACCAATGCTCATTCATTCAAGCAATCCCacctctttaaaaaaaacaaatgaggTACCCTTTTAACCCACTGTAatcatagtttttttttttttacaaaaaaacaacattgattAGTAAAAAACAATATTATATCCTTCATATTCAAAATAttacacatgtgtatatatatatatatgttaacaTCTTATAAACAATGTATCATTTCCTGGAATGTGCATAGCTGTGTGTGTCTCATTTCCAGTATACTGTTTGGATACAGAAAAGGCTAGAAAAGTCTGGATAGTTTTTAAAGCTGAAAGGTGATACTTCTTACAGaaaaccttccttccttccttccttccttccttccttccttccttccttccttccttccttccttccttccttccttccttccttccttccttccttccttccgtcctccctccctcccttccttccttccttccttccttccttccttccttccttccttccttccttccttcctccctcacttccttccttccttccttccttccttccttccttccttccttccttccttccttccgtcctccctccctcccttccttccttccttccttccttccttccttcctccctcacttCCTTCCTTTCTTGAAGTAGCCTAACCACTGATCTTTATGGGATTGGATTAGTAAAGACACACTTGTCTTCCTTTTGCTTTAAATCAATCAAACCTTGTCAGACCTGTGATTTCCTCAGGGAAGGACTGTTAAGTGCCTACCTAGCTGTCACTGAGAAATGTTCACTACTGCCAATCAGCAGTCCATTATAATGTAACAAGACAGGAGGTACAGGAGAGTATAACTTCAGACTCTCTAGTACTGACAAAAGGGTTCCAAATGGTAAAGTCAAAGTCTCAAATCACTATCTTCAACTTACCCTCAATTTATCTTCAACTTACCCTCAACTTATCTTCGACTTACCCTCAACTTATCTTCAATTTACCCTCAACTTATCTTCGACTTACCCTCAACTTACCCTCAACTTATCTTCAATTAACCCTCAATTTATCTTCAATTAACCCTCAACTTATCTTCAATTTACCCTCAACTTATCTGCAATTTACCCTCAATTTATCTTCAATTTACCCTCAACTTATCTTCAATTAACCCTCAACTTATCTTCAATTTACCCTCAACTTATCTTCAATTTACCCTCAACTTATCTTCAACTTACCCTCAAATTATCTTCAACTTACCCTCAACTTTCCTTCAATTAACCCTCAACTTATCTTCAATTAACCCTCAACTTATCTTCAATTTACCCTCAATTTATCTTCGACTTACCCTAAACTTATCTTCAATTTACCCTCAACTTATCTTCAATTTACCCTCAACTTATTTTCAACTTACCCTCAATTTATCTTCAACTTACCCTCAACTTATCTTCAATTAACCCTCAACTTATCTTCAACTTACAATTCATCTTCATCTACCTTCGTCTTTCCCCAGAACGGACGGCCATGTTGAAATAAAGTTCAGAAGTAAGAGCAGTCTTTGGCCACTATCTCCCTCATCCTCATCGCCATCCTTGTCATCGTACGTCCTCTTTCCCAGTAGGAAGACTGGAGCGTGCCCTCTTCTTCTCCTTAAACCGGCCTGACCGAGACACCCTCAGGTTCCTACGACACGTCTGTTCGTTGAAGACCGACTCAAACTGGGAGTCATCGAAGGTCTCGTCGCTGAAGAGGCTGTTGCCTGTACTGACTGGTGCCTGTGACTGCTGTGATGCTGGTGGCTGCTGTGACGCTGGTGACTGCTGTGATGCTGGTAGCTGTTGTGATGCTGGAGGCTGTTGGTCGGTTGGGAGTTTGGGGGCTGCTGCTgctgagaacagtagaagagaaCAGTTTGGGGGATTTCAAGGTGGCTTAACATATGTGGCCCGTTTCAGGAACTATGTGGCAGGTCACTACTttacaggagagccgtttgaacgtaaaCAATAACTGATGattttacgaacgctcaacacctgttggCCGGAGTCAGTCAACATCAGCAAAAtaacgtaattaaattgttgccagcagcacagtcaccaacgctctggataacatgaaaactgcctaaccaagctctgctagggggagtaaaatggtcagagttttGGATGGGGACTACAGTTTAAGAggatgatgctgaatgggtggaaACAAAGAAGAGCTGTCctgtaggtaccaaaacattcaagggccatttacATTTACACAAGTCAAAGAAGAGCTGTCctgtaggtaccaaaacattcaagggccatttacATTTACACAAGTCAAATAAGAGCTTTCTAgataggtaccaaaacattcaagggccatttacATTTACACAAGTCAAATAGGAGCTTTCTAGacaggtaccaaaacattcaagagccATTTACATTTACACAAGTCAAAGAAGAGCTGTCctgtaggtaccaaaacattcaagggccatttacatttacacaagtcatttttccaacaattgtttaaagacagattatttaacttataattcactgtatcacaattccagtgggtcagaagtttacatacactaagttgactgtgcttttaaacagcttggaatattccagaaaatgatgtcatggctttagaagcttatgataggataattgacaccatttgagttaattggaggtgtacctgtggatgtatttcaaggcaactgcacatggggacacagatcatactttttggagaaatgttctctggtctgatgaaacaaaaatagaactgtttgaccataatgaccatcgttatgtttggaggaaaaatggggaggcttgcaagccgaagaacaccatcccaaccgtgaagcacggtggtggcagcatcatgttgtggaggtgctttgctgcaggagggactggtgcatttcacaaaatagatggcatcatgagggaggaaaatgatgtcgatatattaaagcaacatctcaagacattaaagcttagtcgcaaatgggtcttccaaatgtacaatgaccccaagcatacttccaaagttgtgacaaaatggcttaaggacaagaaagtcaaggtatttgagtggccatcacaaagccctgacctcaatcctattgaacatttgtgggaagaactgaaaaagcgtgtgcgagcaaggaggccaacaaacctgactcagttacaccagctctgtcaggaagaatgggtcaaaattcacccaacttattgtgggaagcttgtggaaggctacccgaaatgtttgacccaagttaaacaatttaaagacaatgctagcaaatactaattgagtgtatgtaaacttctgacccactgagaatgtgatgaaataaataaaagtttaaataaataattctctctacattttattctgacatt
The DNA window shown above is from Oncorhynchus mykiss isolate Arlee chromosome 18, USDA_OmykA_1.1, whole genome shotgun sequence and carries:
- the LOC110496760 gene encoding uncharacterized protein LOC110496760 isoform X2; amino-acid sequence: MAERVTWWRAFMGNNKRTSSGTKDIATQLPDTMKDPLTPSTQGVLATPHSAAPKLPTDQQPPASQQLPASQQSPASQQPPASQQSQAPVSTGNSLFSDETFDDSQFESVFNEQTCRRNLRVSRSGRFKEKKRARSSLPTGKEDVR
- the LOC110496760 gene encoding cell wall adhesin EAP1 isoform X1, whose amino-acid sequence is MAERVTWWRAFMGNNKRTSSGTKDIATQLPDTMKDPLTPSTQGVLATPHSAAAPKLPTDQQPPASQQLPASQQSPASQQPPASQQSQAPVSTGNSLFSDETFDDSQFESVFNEQTCRRNLRVSRSGRFKEKKRARSSLPTGKEDVR